A window of the Rhizobium viscosum genome harbors these coding sequences:
- the oiaX gene encoding 3-oxo-isoapionate-4-phosphate decarboxylase OiaX, giving the protein MMITLTYRIETPGSVEAMANKIASDQSTGTFVPVPGETEELKSRVAARVLAIRPLEDASHPSWPEAPDGVRLQRADVDIAFPLDAIGTDLSALMTIAIGGTFSIKGMTGLRVVDMKLPEAFKLAHPGPQFGIPGSRRLTGVEGRPIIGTIVKPALGLRPHETAELVGELIESGVDFIKDDEKLMSPAYSPLKERVAAIMPRILDHEQKTGKKVMYAFGISHADPDEMMRNHDLVLEAGGNCAVVNINSIGFGGMSFLRKRSGLVLHAHRNGWDVLTRHPGIGLDFKVYQQLWRLLGVDQFQINGIRVKYWEPDESFVASFKAISTPLFTPSDCPLPVAGSGQWGGQAPETYQRTGRTTDLLYLCGGGIVSHPQGPAAGVRAVQQAWQAAVADIPLDDYAKDHPELAASIAKFGDGKAA; this is encoded by the coding sequence ATGATGATAACCCTCACCTACCGCATCGAGACGCCTGGCAGCGTCGAAGCGATGGCGAACAAGATCGCTTCCGATCAATCGACCGGCACTTTTGTTCCGGTTCCGGGCGAGACAGAGGAATTGAAGTCGCGGGTCGCCGCCCGGGTGCTCGCCATCCGTCCGCTGGAGGATGCGAGCCATCCCTCTTGGCCGGAAGCGCCCGACGGTGTGCGGCTGCAGCGCGCCGATGTCGATATCGCATTCCCGCTCGATGCGATCGGCACGGATCTTTCGGCGCTGATGACGATCGCGATCGGCGGAACCTTTTCCATCAAGGGCATGACCGGCCTGCGCGTCGTCGACATGAAGCTGCCGGAGGCTTTCAAGCTAGCCCATCCCGGCCCGCAATTCGGCATTCCCGGCAGCCGGCGCCTGACCGGCGTCGAGGGGCGGCCGATCATCGGCACGATCGTCAAGCCGGCCCTCGGCCTGCGACCGCATGAAACGGCCGAGCTCGTCGGTGAGCTCATCGAATCCGGCGTCGACTTCATCAAGGACGACGAGAAGCTGATGAGCCCCGCCTATTCGCCGCTGAAAGAGCGCGTGGCGGCGATCATGCCCCGCATTCTCGACCACGAACAGAAGACCGGCAAGAAGGTCATGTATGCCTTCGGCATCTCGCATGCCGATCCCGACGAAATGATGCGCAACCACGATCTCGTGCTTGAAGCCGGCGGGAACTGCGCCGTCGTCAACATCAATTCGATCGGTTTCGGCGGCATGAGCTTCCTGCGCAAGCGCTCCGGTCTCGTGCTGCATGCGCATCGCAACGGCTGGGACGTGCTGACGCGCCATCCCGGCATCGGCCTTGATTTCAAGGTCTATCAACAGCTCTGGCGGCTGCTCGGCGTCGACCAGTTCCAGATCAACGGCATCCGCGTGAAATATTGGGAGCCGGACGAAAGCTTCGTTGCTTCCTTCAAGGCGATCAGCACGCCGCTCTTTACTCCCTCCGATTGCCCGCTTCCCGTTGCCGGTTCCGGCCAGTGGGGCGGCCAGGCGCCGGAAACCTATCAGCGCACCGGCCGCACCACCGATCTTCTCTATCTCTGCGGCGGCGGCATCGTTAGCCATCCGCAGGGACCGGCAGCCGGCGTGCGTGCCGTCCAGCAGGCCTGGCAGGCGGCCGTGGCGGATATTCCGCTCGACGATTATGCCAAAGATCATCCGGAACTTGCGGCATCGATCGCCAAGTTCGGCGACGGGAAGGCTGCGTGA
- a CDS encoding four-carbon acid sugar kinase family protein, with product MRDLLVSYYGDDFTGSTDVMEALASNGIPTVLFLGIPDQALLDRFQDCRAIGIAGTSRSESPAWMQEHLSPAFEWLKGLQANICHYKVCSTFDSAPEVGNIGKAIEIGKEIFEQSLVPVIVGAPQLKRYTAFGNLFAAYQGRVFRIDRHPVMSRHPVTPMHEADLAVHLGKQTDLAVSLADLTLLASPDADARTDQLIAEAAGILLLDVDSAESQAAAGRQLQRITAAMGAFVAGSSGIEYALINTWRETGLIGQSVEFPSPSKVDRLAVVSGSVSPTTERQIRTAIGDGFHDIPLDPLALVGSNAVAALDVAVAAGLAALKAGRSVILHTALGLSADRGADIDQLPGARHRLGRALGTILRRLVETEGLSRAVIAGGDTSSHALKELRVDALTTLLPLPQTPGSPLCTAHGGYRPTDGLQIALKGGQVGADGYFAQIRDGRKG from the coding sequence ATGCGAGACCTGCTCGTCAGTTACTACGGCGACGATTTCACCGGCTCCACCGATGTGATGGAGGCGCTCGCCAGTAACGGCATTCCGACCGTGCTCTTTCTCGGCATTCCCGATCAGGCGCTGCTTGACCGCTTCCAGGATTGCCGGGCCATCGGTATTGCCGGAACGAGCCGCAGCGAGAGCCCGGCCTGGATGCAGGAGCATCTCTCGCCAGCCTTTGAATGGCTGAAGGGCCTGCAGGCGAATATCTGCCACTACAAGGTCTGCTCTACATTCGATTCCGCACCCGAGGTCGGCAATATCGGCAAGGCGATTGAGATCGGCAAAGAGATCTTCGAGCAGTCGTTGGTGCCCGTCATCGTCGGCGCGCCGCAACTCAAGCGCTATACGGCCTTCGGCAATCTCTTTGCCGCCTATCAGGGACGCGTTTTCCGCATCGACCGCCACCCGGTCATGAGCCGTCATCCCGTCACACCGATGCATGAGGCGGATCTTGCCGTTCATCTCGGCAAACAGACCGACCTTGCCGTTTCGCTCGCCGACCTGACGCTCCTTGCATCACCCGATGCGGACGCGAGAACCGATCAGCTGATCGCCGAGGCGGCAGGCATCCTGCTGCTCGATGTCGATTCCGCCGAGAGCCAGGCTGCCGCCGGTCGGCAGTTGCAGCGGATCACGGCCGCCATGGGGGCTTTCGTGGCCGGCTCTTCCGGCATCGAATATGCACTCATTAATACCTGGCGCGAAACGGGGCTGATCGGCCAGAGCGTCGAGTTCCCGTCGCCGAGTAAGGTGGATCGGCTTGCCGTCGTCTCCGGCAGCGTCTCGCCGACGACGGAACGGCAGATCCGCACGGCAATTGGCGACGGCTTTCACGACATTCCGCTCGATCCCCTGGCACTGGTCGGCAGCAATGCCGTGGCGGCACTGGACGTCGCGGTCGCCGCAGGCCTTGCCGCCCTTAAAGCCGGCCGCAGCGTTATATTGCACACCGCCCTTGGCCTCTCGGCGGACCGCGGCGCCGATATCGATCAGCTGCCCGGCGCCCGCCATCGGCTGGGTCGCGCGCTCGGCACGATCCTACGCCGCCTTGTCGAAACCGAAGGGCTTTCGCGCGCCGTCATTGCCGGTGGCGACACGTCGAGCCATGCGCTGAAGGAACTGCGCGTCGATGCGCTGACGACCCTGCTGCCACTGCCGCAGACCCCTGGCTCGCCGCTCTGCACCGCCCATGGGGGCTATAGGCCGACGGACGGACTGCAGATTGCACTGAAAGGCGGGCAGGTCGGCGCTGACGGTTATTTCGCGCAGATCCGGGATGGAAGAAAAGGCTGA